A DNA window from Homalodisca vitripennis isolate AUS2020 unplaced genomic scaffold, UT_GWSS_2.1 ScUCBcl_2169;HRSCAF=6654, whole genome shotgun sequence contains the following coding sequences:
- the LOC124371874 gene encoding AP-1 complex subunit sigma-2-like isoform X1: protein MMQFMLLFSRQGKLRLQKWYVAHPDKLKKKITRELITTILARKPKMCSFLEWKDVKVVYKRYASLYFCCAIEQNDNELLTLEIIHRYVELLDKYFGSVSI from the exons atgCAGTTTATGCTACTTTTTAGTAGACAAGGGAAACTGCGCCTCCAAAAGTGGTATGTTGCTCATCCTGACAAGCTGAAGAAGAAAATAACAAGGGAACTCATCACAACAATTTTGGCAAGAAAGCCGAAAATGTGTAGCTTTTTGGAATGGAAGGACGTTAAAGTTGTTTAcaaaag GTATGCTAGTTTGTATTTCTGTTGTGCTATTGAGCAAAATGACAATGAACTTTTAACTCTGGAAATAATTCATCGATATGTTGAGCTGTTGGACAAATATTTTGGAAGTGTAAGTATATAA
- the LOC124371874 gene encoding AP-1 complex subunit sigma-2-like isoform X2 has protein sequence MQFMLLFSRQGKLRLQKWYVAHPDKLKKKITRELITTILARKPKMCSFLEWKDVKVVYKRYASLYFCCAIEQNDNELLTLEIIHRYVELLDKYFGSVSI, from the exons atgCAGTTTATGCTACTTTTTAGTAGACAAGGGAAACTGCGCCTCCAAAAGTGGTATGTTGCTCATCCTGACAAGCTGAAGAAGAAAATAACAAGGGAACTCATCACAACAATTTTGGCAAGAAAGCCGAAAATGTGTAGCTTTTTGGAATGGAAGGACGTTAAAGTTGTTTAcaaaag GTATGCTAGTTTGTATTTCTGTTGTGCTATTGAGCAAAATGACAATGAACTTTTAACTCTGGAAATAATTCATCGATATGTTGAGCTGTTGGACAAATATTTTGGAAGTGTAAGTATATAA